The Gemmatimonadales bacterium genomic sequence TTGAGCGCCGCGTCGTCGTCGATGTCCTCGGGAAAGGTCTCGTCACGGCTGATCGACTTGGGATCGCCGCCGGTCTCCACCTCGCCATGGTCCACGCCGCGGATGCGGTCCCACAGCCACGCGCCCTCGCGCTCACCCAGCCGGCGGCGGAGCTGGTCGGCGCCCGCCGCCAGCGCGTCGTCCACGCTCGTGAGATGATGTCGCTCCAGCCGCTCGACGAACCGCTTCCCGACGAAGGGGATATCGCCCAGCGCGAAGCGGCGCATGAACGCCCCCTCCTCCCCCGCCGGCACCACGTGCACGCCACCCGGCTTGGCGATACCCGCGGCGAGCTTGGCCACGACCTTCGATGTCCCGCCGCCGATCGAGACCGACAACTCGGTCCCCTCGACCACCGCTTCGCGCATCCGCCGAGCCGTCTCGGCCAGCGGCTCGTCCTTGTAGAGCCGCTCGGTCCCGGTGAGGTCGAGGTAGAACTCGTCGCTCGAGGCCGTCTCGACCACCGGGGCGAAGCGTTTGAGGACCTGGCGGATCGCACTGCTCTTCGCTTGGCATGCCTGCCAGGGAACCGGGACGATCATCGCCCCGGGGCAGAGCCGAGCGGCGCGCGCCATCGGCATCGCCGAGTGGACACCAAAGGCCCGGGCCTCGTAGCTGGCGGACGTGACCACGCCGCGGCCAGTGGGCGAGCCGCCCA encodes the following:
- a CDS encoding DNA polymerase IV; the protein is MRRILLADADAFYVSVARLVDPEGAGKSPLLIVGGSPTGRGVVTSASYEARAFGVHSAMPMARAARLCPGAMIVPVPWQACQAKSSAIRQVLKRFAPVVETASSDEFYLDLTGTERLYKDEPLAETARRMREAVVEGTELSVSIGGGTSKVVAKLAAGIAKPGGVHVVPAGEEGAFMRRFALGDIPFVGKRFVERLERHHLTSVDDALAAGADQLRRRLGEREGAWLWDRIRGVDHGEVETGGDPKSISRDETFPEDIDDDAAL